Sequence from the Bacteroidota bacterium genome:
TCTGGCCTTCGGTGATCAGCATATTCAGTGCACGGCTGTCACAGCCTTTTACAACAATACCGACCTTCTTGCCTTTGGCATGTTCCATGGTCAGGTAGTTGGTCAGGTTGTAAGCCGATTCATCATTGAAAACCAAATTTTTGGCTTCTTCGGCAGAGGTAGCAATAAAAGGCACCGTCCTGTTTTCTTCGGCCAGCTTTTGGTAACCGATAAACAGTTCAATTTTATTTTCCTGGAAAAGCTGCAGGGCAATATCTTGAATTTCTTTCGTGAAGTCCATTATTTAATATCCTCCTTTTTAAGATGATGCAGCGGTCCAAGTTCCTTGATGTCTTCGGTGACTTTCTTAACCACTTGGGCGAATTTGGCACCTTCGGCAGCGGAAACCCACGAAAATTGTACCCTTTTTTCGTCGTAACCGACAAATTTGAGCAGCTCCCGGGTAACCAGAAAACGTCGCCGTGCATAATAATTTCCCGTAATATAATGGCAATCGCCCGGATGGCAACCGGAAACAAGCACGCCATCGGCTGTAGTCTGTAATGCTTTGAGTATGAAAGCCGGATCGACCCTTGAGGAACACGGAACCCTTATAATCCGGATATTAGGCGGATATTGTGTACGGGATGTTCCCGTCAGATCAGAACCTGCATACGAACACCAGTTGCACAGGAAGCCAATAATTTTCGGCTGCCATTCTTCGGATGTTGCAGTTTCCGCACTCACTTTTTCATTTATTGTCTCGTTCATATTTTGAAAAGATAATTCTTACCTCTTTTATTTTAGATTGACACTATTTCGTTGATAATCTGCTTGCTGGTAAAGCCCGAAAGGCTGGTGGCATTCGAACGGCAGACAGCCGTGCAGCAGCCGCATCCCTGGCAAACGCCTTCGTTGACTTTAGCCACTGTCCGGGTTTCTTTTGATCCCCGACTGACCGGTATCTCTTCAGAAACAATTGCACCGTAGGGGCAAACCTGCATACAGTTCAGGCAGCCAGTACAAAAATCGGTGTTGATGGCGGTGATCATCGGATCTTTCTTCATGGTATCGCTGGCAAAAAGGCCCATAACCTTTGCTGCGCAAGCCGATGCCTGGGCAACGGTATCCGGAATGTCTTTAGGTGCCTGATCGCAGCCTGCCAGATAAATCCCGGCTTTGGTTGTCTCTACCGGCCTTAATTTCGGGTGAGCCTCAGAGAAGAAGCCGTAACTGTCATAAGAGATTCCTAACATACGGGCAAGTTCGGGCGCATCGGATTGCGGCATAACTGCCGTAGCCAGAACAACCAAATCGGCTTCCACTTCAACCACATCGCCAATCTGGGCATCTTCGCCCCGTACAATCAGTTTCTTTCCTTTCTGGTATATCTTTGAAACCCGGCCCCGCAGGTAAGTTGCTGCGGTTTCAACCTGGGCACGCTTGACAAATTCTTCATAACCTTTGCCTGCCGCACGGATATCCATGTAAAATACGTAGGCATGTGAATCCGGAAGTTTACTATGCAGCAGCATCGTATGTTTTGCAGTATACATGCAGCAGATCTTTGAACAATAGGAGAATCCCTTGGCTTCGTCACGCGAACCGACACATTTGATGAAGACCACATTCTTGGGATGTTCGCCATCTGAAGGCCTTATGGGCAGCCCATTGGTCGGGCCGGAGGCAGATACCATTCTTTCAAATTCAAGGGAAGTGATGACATCCGGGAAACGGCCTACTCCATATTCCTCATATTCTTTTGCTTCGTATAATTTGTAACCCGTTGCTACAACAACGGCACCTATTTCGCGTTCAATAATTTCATCCTTCATCTCATAGTTGATTGCCCCGCGTTCGCAAACCTTGGCGCAAACCCCGCATTTCCCCTGGGTGAGCTTACGGCAAACCGTAGCATCAATAACTGGCTTGTTTGGCACAGCTTGTGGAAAAGGAGAGTAGATGGCTTTTCGGATTCCCTGGCCCAGGTTAAACTCATTGGATACCTTTACCGGACACTTCTGCGTGCAGGTTCCACAACCGGTGCAGAGTGAAAAATCAACATAAGAGGCTTTCTTCTTAATCTTTACCTTATAATTACCAACAAAACCCTGTAATTCAACAACCTCCGAATAAGGCATCAGTTCTATTAAAGGGTTTGAAGCTACATCAACCATGCGGGGTGTAAGGATACACTGCGAACAGTCGAGGGTAGGAAAGGTCTCATCCAACTGGGCCATGCGTCCGCCAATGGAAGGACTTTTTTCAACCAGGATAACCGGGATTTTAGCTTCCGCCATGTCCAGGGCTGCCTGTATACCGGCAATACCGCCGCCAATCACCAATGCCTTCTTGGTAACCGGGACTGAAATTTCCTGCAGCTGTTCATTGGCAATGGATTTGGCCACAGCCATACGCATCAGGTCTATTGCTTTTTCAGTAGCCTTAACCTTATCATTTTGATGAACCCATGAAGAATGTTCCCTGATATTGGCAATTTCAAGAAGGTAGGGATTCATGCCGGCTTCGGAAACGCAGCGGCGAAAAGTCTTTTCGTGCATACGGGGCGAACAGGATGCAATAACCACCGAGGTAAGCTTATAAGCAACAATAGCTTCCCTTATCTTTGATTGTCCCGGATCGGAACACATATATTTATAATCGAGGGCAAACTTGACCTCTTTTATCTTCTTTGCTTCTTCAACTACCTTTGTTACATCAACAACATCGGCAATATTTGAACCGCAATGACAAACAAACACACCAACTCGTGCCATATTTTATCTTTAATTTTCAAATCTTAAGGGCCAGCGCCCTTAAATTATATTATTTCTGTAAACAGTTTCTATTTAATCCTGATAATCATCAGGTTATATCCATCAAGCTTTTACTTCTTCAGCCTTTAACTTATTGTGCAACAAGGGTTCAACTGCAATTATATGTTTCCCGAATTGAAGGTCTTTTTCTGGAATGCCCAAGGCAAGCGCAATCAACTGGGTAAAATAAAGAACCGGCAGGTTGAATTTTTCCTTATAGGCCTTTTCAGATCCATGCTGCCTCATGTCCAGGTTGGACTGGCAAAGCGGGCAGGCAACAGCAACCAGGTCAGCACCTGCATCATGGGCATTCTCCAGAATCTTGCCGGTCAGCGAATAAACGATTTCCGTATCTGAAATGGAAAATGACGCCCCGCAGCACTCGGTTTTAAAATCAAAAGGAACAACGGTTGCACCCAAAGCTTCCATAATCTTGTCCATGGAA
This genomic interval carries:
- a CDS encoding hydrogenase iron-sulfur subunit yields the protein MNETINEKVSAETATSEEWQPKIIGFLCNWCSYAGSDLTGTSRTQYPPNIRIIRVPCSSRVDPAFILKALQTTADGVLVSGCHPGDCHYITGNYYARRRFLVTRELLKFVGYDEKRVQFSWVSAAEGAKFAQVVKKVTEDIKELGPLHHLKKEDIK
- a CDS encoding CoB--CoM heterodisulfide reductase iron-sulfur subunit A family protein, translating into MARVGVFVCHCGSNIADVVDVTKVVEEAKKIKEVKFALDYKYMCSDPGQSKIREAIVAYKLTSVVIASCSPRMHEKTFRRCVSEAGMNPYLLEIANIREHSSWVHQNDKVKATEKAIDLMRMAVAKSIANEQLQEISVPVTKKALVIGGGIAGIQAALDMAEAKIPVILVEKSPSIGGRMAQLDETFPTLDCSQCILTPRMVDVASNPLIELMPYSEVVELQGFVGNYKVKIKKKASYVDFSLCTGCGTCTQKCPVKVSNEFNLGQGIRKAIYSPFPQAVPNKPVIDATVCRKLTQGKCGVCAKVCERGAINYEMKDEIIEREIGAVVVATGYKLYEAKEYEEYGVGRFPDVITSLEFERMVSASGPTNGLPIRPSDGEHPKNVVFIKCVGSRDEAKGFSYCSKICCMYTAKHTMLLHSKLPDSHAYVFYMDIRAAGKGYEEFVKRAQVETAATYLRGRVSKIYQKGKKLIVRGEDAQIGDVVEVEADLVVLATAVMPQSDAPELARMLGISYDSYGFFSEAHPKLRPVETTKAGIYLAGCDQAPKDIPDTVAQASACAAKVMGLFASDTMKKDPMITAINTDFCTGCLNCMQVCPYGAIVSEEIPVSRGSKETRTVAKVNEGVCQGCGCCTAVCRSNATSLSGFTSKQIINEIVSI